Proteins from a single region of Chanodichthys erythropterus isolate Z2021 chromosome 13, ASM2448905v1, whole genome shotgun sequence:
- the pimr123 gene encoding uncharacterized protein pimr123 has protein sequence MLFTLLGLAALFLRDRNNDNNDHPGQDDIVDRGDDLPPLENNDGQTSQEIPSDPVVLPTAEEPITGGDPYVEEDHLLEEPMIGEPQFDEDCSEYQSLEEPTVGDHQVDEDCSEHPSLVEPTVSDPQVNERSQEQSIEEPIIGEPEGDDDYQSLDVLVIHDPQDDDDWSDYQSSDDPVSEASQVDDDWSDHQSSDDPVSEASQVDDDWSDHQSSDDPVSEASQVDDDWSDHQSSDDPVSEASQVDDDWSDHQSLDEFVSGDSQVDDDLSEDIYYSLPEYSLSSQLNPLQDKEEIIEINSYNYKIGDQLGEGGFGAVFEATRLEDDVQVAVKFTSKACAEYVRVDDFNPTPLEVALQIVANQEPRCPQIVQLLDWKDEADCYIMVLERPMPSQSLDDFLRNYTGVIDEDLARVIMRQAVFAAQTCCQRGVFHRDIKPENLLINLDTLQVKLIDFGCGAFLNSEGYTYFSGTRNYCPPEYKTDRRYHGEPATVWSLGVLLFEMLCCGFPKCADLDLIKDKLWSKDELSPECCDFICSCLQLNPEKRIELNDVLLHDWFKTDDVENDNESVMEINSYNYKMGDQLGEGGFGAVFEATRLEDDIQDGYSRPIPLEVVLHIHAAESRVPEIVQLLDWKEEADCYIMVLERPMPCQSVDDFLQSYRGPMGEEDMARVIMRQAVLAAQACCQHGVFHRDIKMENLLINPNTLQVKLIDFGCGTFLNSEGYKYFDGTEGYCPLEYKIDGIYHGEPATVWSLGVLLFVMLCWDFPQSSDLDKIFKDNIVNKNDLSQECCDFIGCCLRLDPKKRIKLDDVLLHDWFKMDDVA, from the exons ATGCTATTCACTTTACTAGGTTTAGCTGCCTTATTCCTGCGAGACAGGAATAACGACAACAATGACCACCCTGGTCAAGATGACATCGTGGACCGGGGTGATGATCTTCCACCTCTGGAGAATAATGATG GTCAGACTTCTCAGGAGATCCCCAGTGACCCTGTAGTTCTTCCTACTGCGGAAGAACCTATCACTGGTGGTGACCCTTATGTTGAAGAGGACCATTTATTAGAGGAACCAATGATTGGTGAACCTCAATTTGATGAGGACTGTAGTGAGTACCAGTCATTGGAGGAACCAACTGTTGGTGACCATCAAGTTGATGAGGACTGTAGTGAGCACCCGTCATTGGTGGAACCAACTGTTAGCGACCCTCAAGTCAATGAACGGAGTCAAGAACAGTCCATAGAGGAACCAATCATTGGTGAACCTGAAGGCGATGATGACTACCAGTCATTGGATGTACTTGTCATTCATGACCCTCAAGATGATGATGACTGGAGTGACTACCAATCATCGGATGATCCTGTCTCTGAGGCCTCTCAGGTCGATGATGACTGGAGTGACCACCAGTCATCGGATGATCCTGTCTCTGAGGCCTCTCAGGTCGATGATGACTGGAGTGACCACCAATCATCGGATGATCCTGTCTCTGAGGCCTCTCAGGTCGATGATGACTGGAGTGACCACCAATCATCGGATGATCCTGTCTCTGAGGCCTCTCAGGTCGATGATGACTGGAGTGACCACCAGTCATTGGATGAATTTGTCTCTGGTGACTCTCAAGTTGATGATGACCTGAGTGAAGACATCTACTACAGTCTACCAGAGTACAGTTTGTCATCTCAGTTGAACCCGCTGCAGGATAAGGAAGAAATTATCG AAATCAATTCCTACAACTATAAAATTGGCGATCAACTGGGTGAAGGAGGCTTTGGAGCCGTGTTTGAAGCGACCCGTTTGGAAGATGACGTTCAG GTGGCGGTCAAATTTACCTCCAAAGCGTGCGCAGAATATGTCAGAGTT GATGATTTCAATCCCACTCCACTGGAGGTTGCGCTGCAAATCGTAGCAAATCAGGAGCCCAGGTGTCCGCAGATCGTCCAGCTTCTGGACTGGAAGGACGAGGCTGACTGTTACATCATGGTGTTAGAACGGCCCATGCCCTCTCAGTCCTTGGATGATTTTTTGCGGAACTACACAGGCGTCATAGATGAGGATTTGGCTAGGGTTATAATGCGACAGGCAGTTTTCGCggctcaaacatgctgccagCGTGGAGTGTTTCATCGTGATATAAAGCCCGAAAACCTGCTAATAAACCTGGACACCCTCCAAGTCAAATTAATTGACTTTGGTTGTGGTGCATTCCTCAACAGCGAGGGATACACATACTTTTCTG GTACACGAAATTACTGCCCCCCAGAGTACAAGACAGATCGCAGGTATCACGGGGAGCCAGCAACCGTATGGTCCCTCGGGGTACTGTTATTTGAAATGCTCTGCTGCGGTTTTCCTAAGTGTGCAGACCTGGACCTCATCAAAGATAAATTATGGAGCAAAGATGAATTGTCGCCAG AATGCTGCGATTTTATTTGCAGTTGTCTGCAGCTCAACCCAGAGAAGCGGATTGAACTCAACGATGTCCTTCTCCACGACTGGTTTAAG ACTGACGACGTGGAGAATGACAACGAATCAGTTATGG AAATCAATTCCTACAACTATAAAATGGGCGATCAACTGGGTGAAGGAGGCTTTGGAGCCGTCTTTGAAGCGACCCGTTTGGAAGATGACATTCAG GATGGTTATTCCAGACCAATTCCACTGGAGGTCGTGCTGCATATTCATGCAGCTGAGTCCAGGGTTCCGGAAATCGTCCAGCTTCTGGACTGGAAGGAAGAGGCTGACTGTTACATCATGGTGTTAGAGCGGCCCATGCCCTGTCAGTCCGTGGATGATTTTTTACAGAGCTACAGGGGTCCTATGGGTGAGGAGGACATGGCACGGGTTATAATGAGGCAGGCAGTACTTGCAGCCCAAGCATGCTGCCAGCATGGAGTTTTTCATCGggatattaaaatggaaaacctCCTAATTAACCCCAACACCCTCCAAGTCAAATTAATTGACTTTGGATGTGGCACATTCCTCAACAGCGAGGGATACAAGTACTTTGATG GCACAGAAGGGTACTGCCCCCTGGAGTACAAAATAGATGGCATTTATCATGGGGAGCCAGCAACCGTATGGTCCCTTGGGGTGCTGTTGTTCGTAATGTTGTGTTGGGACTTTCCGCAGAGCTCTGACCTGGACAAAATCTTTAAGGACAATATTGTTAACAAAAATGACTTGTCACAAG AATGCTGTGATTTTATTGGCTGTTGCCTGCGTCTGGACCCAAAAAAGCGGATAAAACTGGACGATGTCCTTCTCCACGATTGGTTTAAg ATGGATGATGTGGCATGA